A genomic region of Patescibacteria group bacterium contains the following coding sequences:
- a CDS encoding thermonuclease family protein — translation MKKIAFLSGLTALLVASGLSGYAIVKKSDCNPDLANPQEYQIENVIDGDTLKIKYQDGKTDRLRLLSINAPEIDECYGKESKKALEKLIKNQELRFDKDISGLDIYDRLLRYITIISPDPKEDNTLVNYYLVRNGFAFHYSNPPDNRYKDMLISAQREAKKEKLGMWEACDYNKSKEEEDNTNEREKDSGPTDPNCIIKANISEKGYGKTYLIPGCDNYNSVKIDEKKGEAYFCTEKEAQKAGFRKATNCPASE, via the coding sequence ATGAAAAAAATAGCATTTCTATCTGGCTTAACTGCCCTACTAGTCGCTTCGGGTTTAAGTGGCTATGCAATCGTAAAAAAATCAGACTGCAACCCAGACCTAGCAAATCCCCAAGAATACCAAATAGAAAATGTTATTGATGGTGATACCCTAAAAATAAAATACCAAGACGGCAAAACCGACCGCCTCCGTCTCCTTAGCATCAACGCCCCCGAGATAGACGAATGCTACGGGAAGGAATCAAAGAAAGCCCTAGAAAAATTAATCAAAAACCAAGAACTAAGATTCGACAAAGATATTTCTGGCCTCGATATTTACGACCGCCTTCTTCGTTACATAACAATCATCTCCCCCGACCCCAAAGAAGATAATACCCTCGTAAACTATTATCTCGTCCGCAACGGCTTTGCCTTCCATTATTCAAATCCACCAGACAATCGTTACAAAGACATGCTCATATCAGCCCAAAGAGAAGCCAAAAAAGAAAAACTCGGAATGTGGGAAGCCTGCGATTATAATAAAAGTAAAGAAGAGGAAGACAATACAAATGAAAGAGAAAAAGACTCAGGACCAACAGACCCCAATTGCATCATAAAAGCCAACATCTCAGAAAAAGGTTACGGCAAAACATACCTAATCCCAGGATGCGACAACTACAACAGTGTGAAGATAGATGAGAAAAAAGGCGAAGCATATTTCTGCACAGAAAAAGAAGCCCAAAAAGCCGGCTTCCGAAAAGCCACAAACTGCCCAGCATCAGAATAA
- a CDS encoding Fic family protein, whose protein sequence is MKTYKLKSGKNEYWYASASIYIDKNKSIIKRKILGSTDVPGPDPKRLSDFIYNITTLEIKERTDYWTNKVVDKKLIKYVGIDKLEKLRAMFFRKKEDMGNIGDSALERAFMIDFIYNSNKIEGSKVPRENIAQIVAGDPGKKLKIDEVNNTINAIKFVDKSFNFSKASLIKLHSTLLKHEPKKLGLRKGRVIAGNMECLEWEKIEKALDDLFGWYIKNKDKYYPPELAFKFYYDYEKIHPFIDGNGRTGRLIMNKILKNNRYHPIIIWNINRMAQNNAFSKAAEGRMETFYSFMISQCLKTYRVYIKKIDNAFKLEELTKILLMPSEDD, encoded by the coding sequence ATGAAAACATACAAGTTAAAAAGTGGAAAAAATGAATATTGGTATGCTTCGGCAAGCATATATATTGACAAAAATAAGTCTATTATAAAAAGAAAGATTTTGGGGTCAACAGACGTCCCGGGTCCGGATCCAAAAAGATTAAGTGATTTTATTTATAATATTACAACCCTAGAAATAAAAGAACGAACCGACTATTGGACAAACAAGGTTGTTGATAAAAAGCTTATTAAATATGTTGGAATCGATAAACTCGAAAAACTAAGAGCCATGTTTTTTAGAAAAAAAGAAGATATGGGAAATATTGGCGATTCAGCGCTAGAGAGAGCTTTTATGATAGACTTTATTTATAACTCAAACAAAATTGAGGGGAGTAAAGTCCCGAGGGAAAATATTGCCCAAATTGTTGCTGGAGATCCTGGTAAAAAGCTTAAAATCGATGAGGTAAACAACACAATTAATGCTATTAAATTTGTTGATAAATCGTTTAATTTCTCTAAGGCCTCATTAATTAAACTCCATTCAACACTCTTGAAACACGAGCCAAAAAAACTAGGTCTAAGAAAGGGAAGGGTTATTGCAGGCAATATGGAGTGTTTAGAGTGGGAGAAAATTGAAAAAGCTCTTGACGATCTGTTTGGTTGGTATATAAAAAATAAAGACAAATATTATCCTCCAGAATTGGCATTTAAATTTTATTATGATTATGAAAAAATCCATCCTTTTATTGATGGGAACGGAAGAACAGGTAGATTGATAATGAACAAAATTTTAAAAAACAACAGGTATCATCCTATAATTATTTGGAATATTAACCGAATGGCTCAAAACAATGCATTTAGCAAGGCTGCTGAAGGAAGGATGGAGACGTTTTACTCATTTATGATATCACAGTGCTTAAAAACATACCGTGTGTATATTAAAAAAATTGATAATGCTTTTAAACTAGAGGAGTTAACAAAAATTTTATTGATGCCGAGTGAAGACGATTAG